In a genomic window of Salmo trutta chromosome 32, fSalTru1.1, whole genome shotgun sequence:
- the LOC115171649 gene encoding ankyrin repeat and SAM domain-containing protein 4B has translation MSRYHKAAIDGYLDLLKEATRKDLNSPDEDGMTPTLWAAFHGQVEALQLICSRGGDPNRSDIWGNTPLHHAATNGHMHILSFLVNFGANLFSQDNDFHTAMDVAASGDRMDCVRFLDSAASQQTIQNAKKVARLKKEATKEAETRVKLCERVKKRHKSKMDKMYQGSVSEASTASPSFSKMGTINSVNEQFSKLIASDTSGSLTARSKGTLQRIFGKKDKGTTEKVVRDGNVIFVKQENGTLSGKPEFMGVFSEQDEIDEEEDGGMRRFTDDEVNDDDEGGDGPGAKESIFKRPGLGNMVFRKNFSMEMGIEPDDFPSGNNENLGFLIRREGFDTEGEDTGFVEDEEDGDLPWNQEEIGLDDDQDEETSPLDAFLSSISLPDFSPAFTREQLDLEALMLCSDDDLKGIRIQLGPRKKILEAAARRKSALEKPGAIKDSFL, from the exons ATGTCTAGGTACCACAAAGCAGCGATCGATGGCTACCTGGACCTCTTGAAAGAGGCCACCAGGAAAGACCTGAATTCTCCGGACGAGGACGGGATGACGCCTACGCTATGGGCTGCTTTTCATGGACAAGTCGAGGCCCTTCAACTTATATGTAGCCGAGG AGGGGACCCCAACAGGAGCGACATCTGGGGCAACACGCCGCTGCACCACGCCGCCACCAACGGTCACATGCACATCCTCAGCTTCCTGGTCAACTTCGGCGCCAACCTCTTCTCCCAGGACAACGACTTCCACACAGCTATGGACGTGGCAGCGTCGGGCGACCGCATGGACTGCGTGCGATTCCTGGACAGTGCGGCATCACAGCAGACCATCCAGAATGCCAAGAAAGTGGCCAGGCTGAAGAAGGAGGCCACCAAAGAGGCTGAAACACGGGTGAAGCTGTGTGAGAGGGTCAAAAAAAGGCACAAGAGCAAGATGGATAAGATGTACCAAGGGTCAGTGTCAGAGGCCAGCACGGCATCTCCGTCGTTCTCCAAGATGGGCACCATCAACAGTGTGAATGAGCAGTTCTCCAAGCTGATCGCCTCCGATACCTCAGGCTCGCTTACGGCCCGGTCGAAGGGGACCCTCCAGAGGATATTCGGGAAAAAGGATAAAGGAACGACGGAGAAGGTGGTAAGAGACGGGAACGTCATCTTCGTCAAGCAGGAGAACGGCACCCTCTCTGGGAAGCCTGAGTTCATGGGCGTTTTCTCCGAGCAGGACGAGATCGATGAGGAAGAGGACGGAGGGATGAGAAGATTCACAGATGATGAAGTTAATGACGATGACGAAGGAGGAGATGGCCCAGGAGCCAAGGAGTCCATCTTCAAACGGCCCGGCCTGGGGAACATGGTCTTCAGGAAGAACTTCTCCATGGAGATGGGGATAGAGCCCGACGACTTCCCCAGTGGGAACAATGAAAACCTGGGCTTCCTCATCCGCAGGGAGGGGTTCGACACAGAAGGGGAGGACACAGGTTTTGTTGAGGACGAGGAGGATGGCGACCTGCCCTGGAACCAGGAGGAGATCGGCCTGGATGACGACCAGGATGAGGAGACTTCCCCGCTGGATGCCTTCCTCTCATCCATCTCCCTGCCAGACTTCTCCCCAGCCTTCACCCGCGAACAGCTGGACCTGGAGGCGCTGATGCTCTGTTCCGACGACGACCTCAAGGGCATCCGCATCCAACTGGGGCCCCGCAAGAAGATCCTGGAAGCTGCCGCTCGCCGGAAAAGTGCACTGGAGAAACCTGGCGCCATCAAGGACAGCTTCCTGTGA
- the LOC115171651 gene encoding peroxisomal membrane protein PMP34, protein MSDNGASAINLLSYETLVHAVAGAVGSMKAMSVFFPLDTARIRLQVDENRKSKSTAILLAEIAKEEGLLSLYRGWFPVISSLCCSNFVYFYIFNTLKKVMVGNQGRSRPGKDLLMGFISGAVNVLLTTPMWVVNTQLKLQGAKFRNEDLQQTHYRGIFDAFSQIIASEGVGTLWNGTLPSLVLVFNPAVVFMFYEAMKRRAGRGGRKITSAEIFLIGAVAKAIATTATYPLQTVQAILRFGQHKAEGKGGLLGSLRNIVYLLMDRIKRHGVLGLYKGLEAKLLQTVLTAALMFVVYEKITAATFKVMGINKKLKH, encoded by the exons ATGTCTGACAATGGTGCCTCAGCGATCAACCTTTTGTCTTATGAGACACTGGTACACGCCGTGGCAGGTGCAGTG GGTAGCATGAAGGCGATGTCCGTCTTCTTTCCTTTGGATACAGCGAGGATCAGACTTCAGG TGGATGAGAATCGGAAGTCCAAATCGACTGCCATTCTCCTGGCTGAAATAGCAAAGGAGGAAGGCCT gTTGTCTCTGTACAGAGGCTGGTTCCCAGTCATCTCCAGTCTGTGCTGCTCCAACTTCGTCTACTTCTACATCTTCAACACACTGAAGAAAGTCATGGTGGGTAATCAGGGCCGGTCCAGACCAGGAAAAGACCTCCTCATGGGCTTCATCTCAG GGGCAGTCAACGTGCTCCTGACCACGCCCATGTGGGTGGTCAACACCCAGCTCAAGCTGCAAGGGGCAAAGTTCAGGAACGAAGACCTCCAGCAGACCCACTACAGAGGCATCTTTG ATGCTTTCTCGCAGATCATAGCCAGCGAGGGAGTGGGGACTCTTTGGAACGGTACACTGCCTTCTCTGGTGCTGGTCTTCAACCCTGCAGTCGTGTTCATGTTCTATGAAGCCATGAAGAGGAGAGCAGGCCGAGGAGGGAGGaag ATTACATCAGCAGAGATCTTTCTCATTGGAGCTGTGGCCAAGGCCATCGCTACCACGGCGACGTATCCCCTGCAGACCGTCCAGGCCATTCTAAGG tTTGGGCAGCACAAAGCTGAGGGCAAGGGAGGTCTACTGGGCAGTCTCCGAAACATAGTCTACCTACTTATGGACAGAATCAA GAGGCATGGTGTGCTGGGCTTATACAAAGGCCTGGAGGCCAAACTGCTCCAGACGGTACTAACGGCAGCCCTCATGTTTGTGGTGTACGAGAAGATCACCGCAGCCACCTTCAAGGTCATGGGCATCAACAAGAAACTGAAGCACTGA